Below is a genomic region from Bacillus anthracis str. Vollum.
ATAATAATTATTAGGTGCAAGTATTTGACTTAATTGGTTTTCCTTAGCTTTAATTGTCGCGAGTGTTTGATTTTTTCCTAACACTAACGAAGTCGTTGGTAACACGTTGTAGATTGGAGCCGTCCCAGTATTTACATATCTAATATTGGCATTTAATCTTGCTGTATCAGCGGTATTTAAACCCATTGTTTCAGCCCAAGTTCTTTCCCCTGCTAGAGATAGTGAATGATCAATTGCGACCGTACTTGAATTCGAATTACTAAATCCTGCAGATACACTCCCACCAATATCAAAGAACGACGCATGCACTTCTGCATTTCCATGTACTTCACTAGTATGTGTCCTACTTGTAGAAGTATTTTTACTTATTGTTCTCGTTTGACTATCAGTATTCTGTGTGGATTGATCCTCATTTTTTGAGAGAATAATATTCTCCATATCTACATGTACAATCGGATAAGCTGCCACAAGGGGGTGTCTTGCCTCTGGTGATACATTCTTATCAATCCGTCCTGTAACCTTTTCGAAATCACTGTACGGATCAGAAGCCGTGCTCCATTTTTCAGGAGATGATTTATATTTGGTTAATCCTTTCTTTTCATGAATATTAGAAATCCATGGTGAAAGAAAAGTTCTTTTATTTTTGACATCAACCGTATATCCTTCTACCTCTAATGAATCAGGGATTCCATCATTGTCACGGTCTGGAACCGTAGGTCCAGCACTTGTACTTCGCTTTTTTCTTGAGTTCGAAGATTTTTGTTTTAATTCTGGCAATTGTAAGTTATCACTAGAAATCACTTCTTTTTTATTTTGAGAATCGGTCCAGTACAACTTGAAATCCAATCCTTTTTCAGTAGGATTTTCTCGTTGATATTGAATTTTTATTTGATATAATCTTCCTTTTTCTAATCTGATTTTGTTAGAATTAGAAGCTTTATTAATCACTTCTTGGTCATCTACCCACATTGTTACATGATTATCAGCGGAAGTAGCAAATGTATATTCATCACTCTTCTTAACTTTGATAAATCCTGACCAAATAGCAGATTGAAAATATTGGTTTTCCGATGGAATATTTTCTAACTCAGAACTAGGAATAGATAAATCCCCTGTAGTAGAAGAAGTAACCACCATGGGTGCTTGAAAATTCAAATCACTAAAATAGTATCCTAGTAACCCCTGGGAACTTGATTCTGATTCATTTAATAACCGGTTCTCCTGTTTAACTTCTGCCTGAATCACCTCTAAATTACCTGTGCTTGAAACTAATATCGTAGACAATGCCATTAATGGTATTAACACTTTTCGTTTTTTCATATACGTTCTCCTTTTTGTATAAAATTAAATTTATATTATATTGAAATTAATAAACTTTAGTTTCAATATAATATAAATAAAAAGAGATAATTATTTATTTTTGGCTTTTTAAACAGAACTTTTATAAATATATAACATAAAAAAGAATTTATATGTTTAATAGAAAAGGACACAGAAGCTGTTTTTGAAGATACATTAAAAATTATGCTAAAATACGTGTATCAGTTCGGATAAAAGAACTGGTTATACAAAACTATTTTTAGGGAATTGCATTATAAATATCCTTCAATAGATTGTGTATGCTGTATACTAACTTTAATAGTCATAAATCCAACTATTAAGGCTGTTTTACAGAAAGCTAAAGAACCATAATTATTGTACCTTGAAACATGTTTTCTTTTTGTTTTGTAACCCAAAAACAACCTGAAAGAAAATAGGTTTGTTTTTTTATTATTTTTTCTAATTTCAACAAAAAATTTAAAACCTACCCCTCTTAACTATGCTTAAGAGGGGTTTTACAATTTAATTTGTTAACATAAAACATTTTTAATATATACTGGTTAAATTCACAATAACTTACACTGTATATTTAGAAAAAAACTTATGTGAAACAAAGATTATTTAGGTTTAGCTTGGTGGGCAGCTCCTTATTAAAAGAACTGAATGATCTTAGGTGTGTTTTTGTTAAATTAGTTTTATTGTGGTGCGTGAAATTTTATACGTTATAAAGTATGCATATCCATACAACTGTCCAAGCTAACCAACGTTCAATAAAATACACTATTCATAAGTTGTGATACCTCTACATAGATAAGTATACAATTACATGATTTTGCAAAAACTGTGCTACTAATAATATAAAATAGGAGGTATATAATAAACATAAAAACTACAAATATATTAATATTTGTAGTTTTTATGTTTATTTCTTTTATTTTACCCGATAAAACTAAGGTGTTTTTTAATTTATTCGCTATATTACCATTTTCATCTCGAGTAACTGCATTAAAATCTTCTTTAGTAACAGCATACACATAAACATCATCACCAGGATCTACTAATGATCGCCAATTTTCATCAAACTTATTGAAATCCAGGAATCCTGTTCCATCTGATAATACTCTATACAATTCTCCAACACCACTGTCCTTGCCTGCTAATGTAATTGTAACTGGGCTGTTTGTTAGGTGGTTTGAAGGTTTTTTTATTTGAAGCATATATCCAGATAGTGCTTGATTTACATCTTCATCTAGATTTAAAGAAACTCCATCGCTTGACCAATTAAGTATTTGCTTATATGCGTTTTTTAAATATGAATCATCAACCCCTACAATATTACCGTTATTATCATAATGATATGGATCTCTTACTAAAATATTCATTTTTGCATTTAATTTGATTCTGTCTAGCGCATTATATATATTGTTAATTCCTAATGATTCCAAGAGTCAAGTCTAGAAGACCTTGACTCTTTTATACTATGCTTCAGGAAAAATCAATTAAAAAATTTGAATTATGCTGCTTTATAAATTGTTAGTTAAATCACTATAAAATTAGAGCTAACTCACCAGTATCTATTCCGGAATCCACAAAATCATTATTTAGAACAACAAGGTTTCTTTAATAAATTTATGGTTAGCTATATTTTATCTGGAGTAATAGCATCAACTGTCTTTTCTAACTATTAAACACCTTAATAAAAATATACAATAGAATCAAAAAGATAAGATTTTTCATTTTTAATGATGAGAAGTCTAAATTTACGTTCTATTTGAAATTTACGAATGACAGAAGCTTAATCTATAACCTTATTTTATTTAACAGTCTAGAACACACAAAAAAGATACCTTTCGGTATCTTTTTTGTGTGTTCTAGACATGATGAGTTTTCCAAACTTATAGTTTTCAATCATAATTGCTTAAAAACTATAAACCTATTATGGCATAAAACACAAATAATAGATTATTTTTTTTATCTTATGAAAAGTAATAATTTACTAGCGAATAAATTATATTACGATACATTTATTACCTAATAATAAAATGCCACTGAATATTAAATTTTAATAGGGGTCACAAGACCCAAAAAAGAAAATTGTACGTTAAGGAATATTTTTACATAAAAAGGTGATTCTTTATATTTAAAGAATCACCTTTTTATATTTTTTCAATTCTCTTACTTCCAGAGCTAAGATGGTTGGATTTCACCTTTAATTGCACGAATCCTCTTAATTGGGTATTTTTCTTCAAGTAAATGCTCTTGTTTTAGCCTGGTTAAAATATCATCTTCATTGATGCTCTTAATGATTGTTTCTAAATTTACTACTGTTGAGGGCATTGTTCGAATGGAGCAAATACATGGTTTCTACTCCCCCCGTTGGCAAATGGAAATCATCATTTTATGGAAAACTCATCGCGCAAGCGCTGTATTTTTTGCACCAGAACCACAATTTCTGCTCTATTACACCTAAATACTGACTTTGGTCAATATTAGTTTTTGGCGCAAAAATGATTGCATAAAATTTTTAACCTGAACATTCAATGATTGTGAAAATACTGCTCTGAAAAACCAAATAAAAATTACGGGTATTATTAATCAAAATATGTATCATGTTTATAAGTAACCTTATATTTTGTTGTATATTTTAACATTATTCAATGCTTGCAACAAAACCAGTAACAAGTAATGGATCGTACGGATGCTCTCGTAGATGGATAAAAGAACTGTCCCCTCTTTTCTATATATTTTCTTAAGAATAGATTTGTGATTAACAAAATTATTTACACGAAAACATGGGAGAAGCCATATCCGATATTTCCGGCAGCGAATCTTTTTAATTGTAATTTATTTACTATCAAAACTGATTATCCCTGAGCCTCAACATTTTTTATAGGTGTGACTTTCGATTTCCCATTGGTGGATATATTTATTGAAACATTCAGATCTAATGTATTGTTTTGAAGAGGTATCATTCCTTTTTTTGATATTTCTTCCATAAAGTTAGCTGATCACGATATAGTAGATGGGATAATTGATAAACATCAATCCCTTTTTCCAGTCCTTTTTGATATGTCATTTTTATTTCTTTTTCAACGAGATCCTCAGCGTTTTTTTCACTTTATGTACCGGCATCGGCTTCATTAATTGATAAATATCGCCTTCTAGCGAGATATTCATAACAATATGTGGTTTTCCTTTTTCTATAGAAACTTTTGTATCTATTTTAGGTTTTTTTAATATAAGTTCTCCAATGGCTCGATTCTTCACTTTTAATAGTAAAGGGGCTCGATTTGTATTTTTATTAGTCCACCGAACTCCTGCTATATCAGAATCATTTAAATGATTGACATAGGACTTAGCGGCTATACAACCATATTCATTAAATTCTAACATCCAGAATGCTTTATGCCCCTGTTTCCAATGTTCTGTAGTTGTAGCTAAAAAAGGAATCCGGGTTGTCATTCCGGGCTCATAATAATTGGATCGAAACGTATACAGTCGCAAAGGATCCACACTTGCAGATTGTCTAATCGTTTCTTGTGGCAAATTCATAATAGTGTATAAAGAAGAAATATTAAATATATTATTCGTTGCTAGTATGTTTTCTAGGGGCTCCTTGGTTCCAAATACCCACATCGTATTTCGAAACTGAAAAAAACGAGATAGAAAATCATTAAGTTGATTTAAATTACCATTTTTGAGAAATCTTTCTGTAACAACAATGCTTTTAATATGTTCCCATGAAACTTTCTGTTGAGAACTTTTATAAAAATCAAACGCTGCATCATATAAAAGTTTTCCCTCACCTTTTCCAATATAAGCGGGACTATAATTTCGATTTGCAGGCCCTTCTTGTTTTGCCATATTAGTAAAATTAATAAATTGCGGATAAATAATATAATGATTATCCTTAAAGTCAATGCCTAATGTATTTATAAATAGCACATGCTCTAATTCTCGTCTATCCCAACAACCTGTGAGTAAAAAAAGAAACATGAGAAGGAATAGCCCACCTTTTCTATTTATTTTCATCATTATTTGTCCTTTGCCTTGTATTATCATACGTATGAAGTTCTTTTGGTCGCTTCTTCATCCTTGTGAAAGGAATCCGAAATGTGGATGGTAACATACTACTAAACACGGGAGGGGAATATGGCGCGAGAAATGGGAGACCGAATGAACGTAAATTTGCTACGTGTATTACAATTAACAGGATGGAACATATAAAACCTACAATTCCTAAAAAGGAAGACATTAAAAAAACACCATACCGCAAAATACTTAATGTCCCAGTAAAGGATTGATTGACTAAAGTAAAAGTTGAAACAACGGAAATCGCTATCATGACGACCATAGATGGTGAAACAAATCCAGAACTTATAGCTGCTTGCCCGATAATTAACCCACCTACCACAGATAAAGTTTGTCCAAATGCAGCAGGAATGCGTAGGCCTGCTTGTCTTAGCAGTTCAAATAAGGTAATCATAATCATCCCCTCTAAAGGAGCCGGAAAAGGAATCCCTTCTCTTGATAAGCTTAATGTAGCTAGTAATGTGTAAGGAATTTGATCAGGGTGATATGTAACTAAGGCTACCCAAAATCCAGGAAGGAAGATCGATATGGCTATTCCAAATAGACTTAATAACCTTACAAAACTACCGAATAAGTAAAAATAATTTTGATCTTCAGCAGTATTTACAAAAAACGGGAAAGAAACTGGTGCAATCGTTGCAGTCGGTGAACCATCAACTAATAGAATAAAACGCCCATGTAATAAACAATTCACTGCATAATCTGGTCTACCTGTATATTCAATTAAAGGAAATAAACTGAATTGATCCCCCGTAATGAATTCTTCAATCTGGGCACTTGAAACCACACCATCAATATTAATTTCTTTTAGTTTAAATTGAACTTGACTAATTGTTTCTTGTGATGCTACATCTTTTAGATACAAAAGTCCCACCTTCGTTTGCGTCCTTTCTCCAATAATAAATTCATCGTAGCTAAGTGAGCTTGTTTTGAGCCTTTTTCTAATTAAACCTATATTTGTACTAAGTTCTTCAACAAACCCATCCCGGCTTCCGCGAATTGTCATTTCTGTATTGGATTGTTCAATAGATCTTGTAGGTAATTTCGCAATATCAATTGTGTACCCTCGTTTATATTCTTGAAAAATAATAAGTAGCTTTCCTTCAAATAACATTCGAGAAACATTTTCGTTTGAGTTTTCTAACTCTAACGTTGTTACTGAGAACTGAGAGTTAGATGCTAGAAGATTTGAATCTTTAAATGAGCTCTGTAAAAGGTCGTTACACATTTCAGGAGCTATCGCTTGCTTTAACTTTGTATGATCAATTACATGTTGACAATACACCAATAAAATCGTTGTTGTAGTTGTATCTGCACACCATTTACGGTTCATTATTTTTACATCTTTGCAGCCTTCAAACCATACACGGAGTATGGATTCATTTACTTCCACTGTTCTTTTCATCTATATGATCCCCTTTGCATCCATTAACCGAATATATAATATTCTAAGCTCTTTTCTTATTTTTAGAGACCCAAACAAATACAAGTAAAAGCATAGAAAACAAGAATAACCCTATTGCTGAAATGGGTAAGAAAACATGAGATAAAAACCAATAAAAACTGGCATCACTGATGGGTAATATACAAATAATTACCATACATATAAGCAAGATGGAGATAATTTGATTCCTCGCTTTTTGCTTTGTAACTTGTAGCACATCTGGAATGAGAAAAATAACGAGTGATATACGAATGAAAACCCCTACAAGCCACTGGTACACAGAAAGAAAGTCTAGATGTTCAATGTACTTCCCAATTGATACAAGTCGCCATTCTTCGAAGGTTGGATACCGCTGATTTGCGGCCACAAATGGACCAAACTCCACAATAGCTGCTATGGTAGGACCTAGTGTAATACCAGCTAAAATGATTCCTACTATAATTAATTGAGATAATTTAATTTTGGACCCAATATGATGTTGTAAAAAAAGAATAAAAATTAATTCAACAAAACCTGCGGCTGGATAAATCATCCCTTTTATTACTGGGTCCATACCATGCTCCATTATCGGTTTAAGTAAAGAATAATCTTTATGTGGAAAGTTTGCGATCATTACAAAAAATCCAAGCAAAAATACAACCGGTAATAAAATGCCTGTTGTGAGTGCAATAGATTGAACCCCTCTTTGTATATTATAAAAACAGATAATCGATAAAAGTACTCCCAATAATATTCTGGGTGTTTCTGGTAAATAAAAAGAGAAGA
It encodes:
- the gerXB gene encoding spore germination protein GerXB gives rise to the protein MVNFFQIALVLIGSTGIINHVIIIPMLLDHSGRDSWISIIILSLVYIIWIPCVFIVHKYTREEHLFSWLMRNYGGFITYPLLSIIVLYLIILGTVTLKETLTFFSFYLPETPRILLGVLLSIICFYNIQRGVQSIALTTGILLPVVFLLGFFVMIANFPHKDYSLLKPIMEHGMDPVIKGMIYPAAGFVELIFILFLQHHIGSKIKLSQLIIVGIILAGITLGPTIAAIVEFGPFVAANQRYPTFEEWRLVSIGKYIEHLDFLSVYQWLVGVFIRISLVIFLIPDVLQVTKQKARNQIISILLICMVIICILPISDASFYWFLSHVFLPISAIGLFLFSMLLLVFVWVSKNKKRA
- the pagA gene encoding anthrax toxin protective antigen, giving the protein MKKRKVLIPLMALSTILVSSTGNLEVIQAEVKQENRLLNESESSSQGLLGYYFSDLNFQAPMVVTSSTTGDLSIPSSELENIPSENQYFQSAIWSGFIKVKKSDEYTFATSADNHVTMWVDDQEVINKASNSNKIRLEKGRLYQIKIQYQRENPTEKGLDFKLYWTDSQNKKEVISSDNLQLPELKQKSSNSRKKRSTSAGPTVPDRDNDGIPDSLEVEGYTVDVKNKRTFLSPWISNIHEKKGLTKYKSSPEKWSTASDPYSDFEKVTGRIDKNVSPEARHPLVAAYPIVHVDMENIILSKNEDQSTQNTDSQTRTISKNTSTSRTHTSEVHGNAEVHASFFDIGGSVSAGFSNSNSSTVAIDHSLSLAGERTWAETMGLNTADTARLNANIRYVNTGTAPIYNVLPTTSLVLGKNQTLATIKAKENQLSQILAPNNYYPSKNLAPIALNAQDDFSSTPITMNYNQFLELEKTKQLRLDTDQVYGNIATYNFENGRVRVDTGSNWSEVLPQIQETTARIIFNGKDLNLVERRIAAVNPSDPLETTKPDMTLKEALKIAFGFNESNGNLQYQGKDITEFDFNFDQQTSQNIKNQLAELNVTNIYTVLDKIKLNAKMNILIRDKRFHYDRNNIAVGADESVVKEAHREVINSSTEGLLLNIDKDIRKILSGYIVEIEDTEGLKEVINDRYDMLNISSLRQDGKTFIDFKKYNDKLPLYISNPNYKVNVYAVTKENTIINPSENGDTSTNGIKKILIFSKKGYEIG
- the gerXA gene encoding spore germination protein GerXA, coding for MKRTVEVNESILRVWFEGCKDVKIMNRKWCADTTTTTILLVYCQHVIDHTKLKQAIAPEMCNDLLQSSFKDSNLLASNSQFSVTTLELENSNENVSRMLFEGKLLIIFQEYKRGYTIDIAKLPTRSIEQSNTEMTIRGSRDGFVEELSTNIGLIRKRLKTSSLSYDEFIIGERTQTKVGLLYLKDVASQETISQVQFKLKEINIDGVVSSAQIEEFITGDQFSLFPLIEYTGRPDYAVNCLLHGRFILLVDGSPTATIAPVSFPFFVNTAEDQNYFYLFGSFVRLLSLFGIAISIFLPGFWVALVTYHPDQIPYTLLATLSLSREGIPFPAPLEGMIMITLFELLRQAGLRIPAAFGQTLSVVGGLIIGQAAISSGFVSPSMVVMIAISVVSTFTLVNQSFTGTLSILRYGVFLMSSFLGIVGFICSILLIVIHVANLRSFGLPFLAPYSPPVFSSMLPSTFRIPFTRMKKRPKELHTYDNTRQRTNNDENK
- the gerXC gene encoding spore germination protein GerXC; protein product: MKINRKGGLFLLMFLFLLTGCWDRRELEHVLFINTLGIDFKDNHYIIYPQFINFTNMAKQEGPANRNYSPAYIGKGEGKLLYDAAFDFYKSSQQKVSWEHIKSIVVTERFLKNGNLNQLNDFLSRFFQFRNTMWVFGTKEPLENILATNNIFNISSLYTIMNLPQETIRQSASVDPLRLYTFRSNYYEPGMTTRIPFLATTTEHWKQGHKAFWMLEFNEYGCIAAKSYVNHLNDSDIAGVRWTNKNTNRAPLLLKVKNRAIGELILKKPKIDTKVSIEKGKPHIVMNISLEGDIYQLMKPMPVHKVKKTLRISLKKK